From the Bacteroidales bacterium genome, the window TTACACCAGTACACGGATTGAGAATAAATGCAGAGTACAACCATATTAAAAAACCTTTCGAAACAATAGGAGAGAAGATGGGAGTGGTTGCTCCTCGAGTTGATTATATGTTGAATATGACAAATTTGATATGTGGATACGATCCTCAATCTAAATTTGATGCAATAATCTTTGCGGGAGCAGGAGTTGTAATACCAGCAACAGGAGAGAATCCATCAGTAAAAACAACATATAATTTAGCATTTGGATTGAAAGCAAACGTAAGAGTAACCGACAAGATAAACTTCTATGTTGAACCCCGCGGAGTATTCTATGGAGATAAAATTGACGGATACAAATCAAATGCAGGATTTGATGCAACAGCAATGTTATTAGCAGGATTTGATTTCAAATTCTAAAGAGATAAAAAGAATATTTTACTATAATACAAAACAGAAGAGGTTGGTTAATCTTTTCTGTTTTTGTTTTATAATATAATTATGTAAAAGAATTTCTATGGTCAAAGAACCACTAAACAAATAAAGTTGTTGATTTTAAATATCACTTTAAATTGTAAAACTTGAGATAAATAGTTAACTAGTAATCTAATATTTAAAAAATAATTATTACCTTCGCAATATATATGCCATATATTATATGAAAAAATATCTTGTAACAGGAGCCGCCGGTTTTATAGGAGCAAACTTTGTAAAGTATATGTTGTCGAAGTATGATGATATATATATAGTAATCCTTGATAAACTAACCTATGCAGGAAACTTAGGGACAATAAAAAACGAGATAGAGGATAGCAGAGTTGAGTTTGTGTTGGGAGATATATGCGATAAAGAGAAAGTATCAGAGATATTCTCTAAATATGACATCGACTATGTAGTAAACTTTGCAGCCGAGTCGCATGTTGACAGAAGTATCACCAACCCACAACTATTCTTAGAAACCAATATACTTGGAACTCAAAATATGTTGGAGTGTGCAAAACAAGCATGGATAACAGGAAAAGATTACAAAGGGTATCCAACATACAAGGATGGGAAAAAATACCTACAAGTCTCAACCGATGAGGTGTATGGCTCATTAAGCAAAGATTATGACCAGCCCCAGCAACTGGAGATAACTGATGAAGAGGTTAAACAAGTAGTAAAAGGAAGAACAGATATAAAGACATACGGAGATAAATATTTCACCGAGACAACACCATTAGACCCTCGTTCGCCATATTCAGCATCAAAAACAAGTGCCGACTTAATAGTTAGAGCATACAACGAAACATATAAGATGCCAATAAATATAACTCGTTGTTCTAATAACTACGGGCCATATCACTTTCCTGAGAAGTTGATACCTTTAATCATAAAGAATATACTTGAAGGAAAAAAACTTCCAGTATATGGCAAAGGAGAGAATGTTCGCGATTGGCTCTATGTTGAAGACCATGCAAAAGCCATTGATATGGTATTAAATTCAGGAAGAGTAGGAGAGGTATATAATATTGGAGGATTTAACGAAGAGACCAATATAAACATTGTAAAATTGGTAATTGATACCATTGCTCGAATAATGAGAGAAGAGCCATCATATCAATCAGTGTTAAAAGTACCAGTTGAAATGATAAATTATGATTTAATAACATACGTTGGCGACAGATTAGGTCACGATATGCGATACGCAATTGATCCCTCAAAAACAGCAAGAGAGTTAGGTTGGTATCCCGAGACTCCTTTTGCCGTAGGAATAGAAAAGACCATTCGTTGGAACTTAGATAATCAAGATTGGGTTAATGAGGTAGCAAGTGGAGACTATCAAAAATATTACGACCAAATGTATAAAAACAGATAAAAGAGTAATACCCTAAAACATAAAGCAATGAAAGGAATTGTATTAGCAGGAGGTTCGGGAACAAGATTATATCCCATAACAAAAGGAGTATCAAAACAGATGCTGCCTATATATGACAAGCCAATGATATACTATCCTATATCGGTGTTAATGTTAGCAGGGATACGCGAAATATTAATAATATCAACACCTGATGATTTGCAAGGCTTTAAACGCCTATTAGGAGATGGCTCACAGTTCGGAGTAAAATTTAGTTATGCTGAGCAACCATCACCCGATGGGTTGGCACAAGCATTTATAATAGGAGAGGAGTTTATAGGCAATGATTCAGCCTGTATGGTATTAGGAGACAACATATTTTATGGACAAGGATTCTCTAAAATGCTGAAAAATGCAGTAGCAAAAGCAGAAAACGGCGAAGCAACAATATTTGGATATTGGGTAAATGATCCAGAGCGTTACGGAGTGGCAACCTTTGATGAAGAGTTAAATGTAACCTCAATAATTGAAAAACCTCAAAATCCCAAATCAAACTATGCCGTAGTAGGATTATATTTCTATCCAAATAGGGTAGTTGAGATAGCAAAAAGTATAAAGCCGTCGGCGCGAGGAGAGTTAGAGATAACCACAGTGAATAATGTATTTAAAGATACGCAAGGATTAAAAATATCATTATTGGGACGTGGATTTGCTTGGCTTGATACAGGAACGCATGAATCTCTTTTTGATGCCTCAAATTTTATAGGAACAATAGAGAGACGACAAGGACTAAAAGTAGCATGTCTTGAGGAGATAGCCTTCCGTAATCGTTGGATAACAGCAAAAGATGTATTAGCTATTGCCGAACCAATGAAGAAAAATCAATATGGGCAATATCTAATAAATTTAGTAGAGGAGTATAGTAAATAAGAAATATGGCACTTGATAAAGTAAAAAAGGTAGAACTCCCAAAAGTAGTTGATTTCAGAGGAAATCTATCAGTGATAGAAGAGTTGAATCAAATACCCTTCGAGATAAAACGAGTATATTGGATATACGATGTACCCGGAGGGGAAAAACGATATGGGCATGCCTTTAAGGAGCAACATGAATTCATAGTAGCTCTTTCAGGAAGTTTTGATATAATCCTAAACGATGGTACAGAGGAGCGAGTATATACTCTAAACCGTTCGTATAATGGAGTATATATCCCTAATAAAATATGGAGAAGAATAGAGAACTTCTCAACTAACTCAGTTGCATTAGTATTGTCCTCAACACATTTCTCTCAAGACGATTACATTGATGATTATAACGAATATCTGCAATATCTAAAAGACAATGGATAAGAAACTATATAATATAAACGATTGTAAAGTAATAGAGTTAGGTAAATATTACCGTCCCAATGGTAATCTTACAGCCGTTGAGGGAGCAAATAATCAAATAGGGTTTGATATTAAAAGAGTCTATTACATATATGATGTACCTGCAACCAGTGACAGAGGAGGTCATGCTCATAAGGAGTTGATGCAGTTGATAGTGGCAGTGAGTGGCAGTTTTGATGTCCTTGTAGATGACGGAAAGAAATTTAAAACAGTAACACTTAACCGTCCCAATTTGGGCTTACTTTTACCACCAGGAATATGGCGAGAGATAAAAAACTTCTCATCAGGAGCGGTAACATTAGTGTTGGCATCTGCACCATACGATGAAGGAGATTATGTTCGCAGTTATACAAAATTTATGGATTATAGAGAATCAATAAAATAGTCCAATTTAAATAATTAAACAAAGGAGTGTTCTCTTCGCAATTGAAGAGGACACTCCTTTATTATTTATCATTATAATTAAACTACTGTATTATTAAAATACAATATCCTCTAATCTTCAATCAATAATAATATATCTTTAGCAATATCAATTACGTTATTGTATGCTTTGTGAGGATATGATTTTTTATTCTTAACCCAATCTTCATCAAAAGAGTACCAATCAAAATTATCAAGGTTTTTACCATTTTTGAGGGAGTCAAAAAATAACATCCAGCGATTATAGTATAAATCCTTTAAAATACCATTCCACTCTTTGTGGGCATAATCTCTTAAACCTCCATTCTCTGAGGCATTTCTATCTCCCCATGTGGTAATCTGCACCTTGGCATTCCACTCGTATAAATCACGCTCTTTGCGAGTTTTCCCCATCTTGCGAGCCGATTCAATCCAGTTGCCAACCATAAACTCTTTACGGCACGAGAGCAGATAGTCTTGTGCTAAAATTAAGTTTAAGAACTCATTGCATTTGTTGTTGAATAACTCTTTGTTATTACTGTCAAAAGCACACTCAATCTCTTTTAAAACCAATCTGCCCTTTTCGCTTATTGCCTGACGCAGAATATCAGTTAAATCATATTCAAAGTTATTATTATCCCTGTAATTATCGGCAATCTCCGCCATAAGAGTAGCAGCCTTTATAATCTCTTGAGGATTGTAGTAATCCTCGCAGTTAGCCCATTTTGAAGTATTTCTCACACCTAAAGCAGGTCTCGCACAAAATATCGATTCATGAGTACCCTGTTGCCTATTCTCTTTGGGAGCGTTGTATATGGAGTTTCTTAAAATCCTCCAAATATTAATAAGAGTTGAGTCGTAAGAGCCATATCTTGTCACAACGTAATCTCTTAACCACTCATCCTTATCAAACCTCTCACCACGCCATGTAAGTTCGGTAAGTAATTCAAACATAATGGTATTGTTTTCAATCCCTTCGGGAGTCATTCCAATACCTTTAAGAGAACTATTATTACTCTCTTTTATCTCATAAAAACCATCAATAACAGCATCAAACTTTCCATGTAAACCAACATTGCCGCCAAAGTTTAAAAGCATACAGTATGC encodes:
- a CDS encoding dTDP-glucose 4,6-dehydratase, producing MKKYLVTGAAGFIGANFVKYMLSKYDDIYIVILDKLTYAGNLGTIKNEIEDSRVEFVLGDICDKEKVSEIFSKYDIDYVVNFAAESHVDRSITNPQLFLETNILGTQNMLECAKQAWITGKDYKGYPTYKDGKKYLQVSTDEVYGSLSKDYDQPQQLEITDEEVKQVVKGRTDIKTYGDKYFTETTPLDPRSPYSASKTSADLIVRAYNETYKMPINITRCSNNYGPYHFPEKLIPLIIKNILEGKKLPVYGKGENVRDWLYVEDHAKAIDMVLNSGRVGEVYNIGGFNEETNINIVKLVIDTIARIMREEPSYQSVLKVPVEMINYDLITYVGDRLGHDMRYAIDPSKTARELGWYPETPFAVGIEKTIRWNLDNQDWVNEVASGDYQKYYDQMYKNR
- a CDS encoding WxcM-like domain-containing protein encodes the protein MDKKLYNINDCKVIELGKYYRPNGNLTAVEGANNQIGFDIKRVYYIYDVPATSDRGGHAHKELMQLIVAVSGSFDVLVDDGKKFKTVTLNRPNLGLLLPPGIWREIKNFSSGAVTLVLASAPYDEGDYVRSYTKFMDYRESIK
- a CDS encoding WxcM-like domain-containing protein, whose translation is MALDKVKKVELPKVVDFRGNLSVIEELNQIPFEIKRVYWIYDVPGGEKRYGHAFKEQHEFIVALSGSFDIILNDGTEERVYTLNRSYNGVYIPNKIWRRIENFSTNSVALVLSSTHFSQDDYIDDYNEYLQYLKDNG
- the rfbA gene encoding glucose-1-phosphate thymidylyltransferase RfbA is translated as MKGIVLAGGSGTRLYPITKGVSKQMLPIYDKPMIYYPISVLMLAGIREILIISTPDDLQGFKRLLGDGSQFGVKFSYAEQPSPDGLAQAFIIGEEFIGNDSACMVLGDNIFYGQGFSKMLKNAVAKAENGEATIFGYWVNDPERYGVATFDEELNVTSIIEKPQNPKSNYAVVGLYFYPNRVVEIAKSIKPSARGELEITTVNNVFKDTQGLKISLLGRGFAWLDTGTHESLFDASNFIGTIERRQGLKVACLEEIAFRNRWITAKDVLAIAEPMKKNQYGQYLINLVEEYSK